A single Argentina anserina chromosome 7, drPotAnse1.1, whole genome shotgun sequence DNA region contains:
- the LOC126803762 gene encoding non-classical arabinogalactan protein 30-like yields the protein MASKKLILVASSFLLIALAFSPSANAHPAKPEVHVVVEGMVYCQSCDYRGWSLTGAKPLPLAKVSIVCKNNIGQVGYYKTFQANANGYVYAELEGNKMNRALDYPLLNCRVKLVSSPLQKCNLATNVNFGLDGAPLRSEGKSYTSPNYKAVIYAAGPFAFRPAHCPRTTHH from the coding sequence ATGGCAAGCAAGAAACTCATCCTCGTCGCTTCGTCTTTCCTCCTCATTGCATTGGCCTTCTCACCCTCTGCAAATGCCCACCCTGCAAAGCCCGAAGTGCATGTGGTCGTGGAAGGCATGGTGTACTGCCAGAGCTGTGACTACCGTGGATGGTCCTTAACCGGAGCTAAACCACTCCCTTTGGCTAAAGTCAGCATTGTCTGCAAAAACAACATAGGCCAAGTTGGCTACTACAAGACTTTCCAAGCCAATGCTAACGGCTATGTGTACGCTGAGCTAGAAGGCAACAAAATGAACCGTGCATTGGACTATCCCCTTCTGAACTGCAGAGTAAAGTTAGTCTCTTCTCCGCTTCAGAAATGCAACCTTGCTACTAATGTCAATTTCGGCCTAGATGGCGCCCCTCTTCGTTCCGAGGGCAAGAGTTACACGAGTCCGAATTACAAGGCTGTTATATATGCTGCAGGGCCCTTCGCTTT